Proteins from one Papaver somniferum cultivar HN1 unplaced genomic scaffold, ASM357369v1 unplaced-scaffold_158, whole genome shotgun sequence genomic window:
- the LOC113337285 gene encoding uncharacterized protein LOC113337285 isoform X2 — protein sequence MNSRLITLLKKMAEFKTMGSLGDRLTKNMGREFSKLLGPDEHDLVTLWFEEERMNELVQKKKEPKEKARDACEASWSKVMISSGLLS from the exons ATGAATTCCAGGCTGATAACGTTGCTAAAAAAGATGGCAGAGTTTAAG ACAATGGGGAGTTTAGGGGATCGATTAACCAAAAACATGGGAAGGGAATTTTCTAAACTTCTAGGTCCTGACGAG CATGATCTTGTGACGTTGTGGTTCGAGGAAGAACGCATGAATGAGCTAGTCCAGAAAAAGAAGGAACCAAAGGAGAAGGCACGAGATGCTTGTGAGGCTAGTTGGTCCAAGGTTATGATCTCTTCTGGGCTTCTTTCTTAA
- the LOC113337285 gene encoding uncharacterized protein LOC113337285 isoform X1 has protein sequence MVYYLFAAATNLYVKLKCEISSAKKFLELLSKHSSTYFKTMGSLGDRLTKNMGREFSKLLGPDEHDLVTLWFEEERMNELVQKKKEPKEKARDACEASWSKVMISSGLLS, from the exons ATGGTTTATTATCTTTTTGCAGCTGCTACTAATCTTTATGTTAAACTCAAGTGTGAAATATCTTCTGCGAAAAAGTTTTTGGAGTTGCTGTCTAAACATTCCTCTACTTATTTTAAGACAATGGGGAGTTTAGGGGATCGATTAACCAAAAACATGGGAAGGGAATTTTCTAAACTTCTAGGTCCTGACGAG CATGATCTTGTGACGTTGTGGTTCGAGGAAGAACGCATGAATGAGCTAGTCCAGAAAAAGAAGGAACCAAAGGAGAAGGCACGAGATGCTTGTGAGGCTAGTTGGTCCAAGGTTATGATCTCTTCTGGGCTTCTTTCTTAA